TTTGCTCTCTTAAAAGCGGAAGTTAAAACAGTAATTCCAACTAAATCAACAGGTCTTCTGAAATCTACCTCTTCAACATTTTCTTCATATATTGCTAAATCGACATCTTTAGGAGTATATGAAGCCAACACTGGGAAAGTGGCTCTGTAAAAAGTCCCAATCTTTTTTACCCAACTGTTTACCTTAGTTCCTTCTGATCTCGGATTAATTAAAGCAACTCTCATTAAGAAAGTAAAGCATTACACATATATAAACCTTTTTTTCAGTTAATTTTATAAATAACTCTATTTTCCCATACTGCATGGCATTGTTCGATACAGTAAGGAAATCCGGATCATAGTCCTTTTCTTAGTTATATTTTCATTATTTTAGTTCATTAAACATCTTAATTTGGAGGCCAATATGGAGTCTATAAAGGATCTTATCTGGAAAAAAGGATTAACAGCAAAAGATTTTGTGGATAAAATAGGGAAAGTGGGGTTTCAGAGCATTGAATTAGGCAAAGCTTCAGATCTTATAGTTAAGATGAAGAAGGATAGCGCAAAGATATTCTTCACTTTCACATCAAACATGGTTACATCCGGGTTAAGGGGATTCTTTGCTCAGTTAATCAAATTAAAAATGGCAGACATTATAGTAACCACAGTCGGCAGCGTTGAAGAAGATATTATGAAAGCATTGGGTGAGAAATTCCTTATCAGCACTTTTGACTCTGATGATGTTGAGCTGCATGAAAAAGGAATGAACAGGGTGGGCAATCTGCTTGTTTCAAATGAAAGCTACTGTAAATTTGAAGATGCAATAATGCCGATTTTGGATCAGCTTTACAAAAAGAAGCCAAGGTATGCTGTATCAGAGCTTTTAAGAGAAATTGGCTTGCTGTTGAATGATGAGAATTCAATACTCTGTCAGGCTGCAAAAAACAATGCGCCGATATTCTGCCCTGCAATAACAGACGGCGCATTTGGCTTTCATTTATACTTATTCCAGCAGAAGCATAAAGACTTTATAGTTGATGTTGTGGAAGACTTCAAAAACATACTATTGAGCACAACCCATGATGAAAAGAAAGGCCTCATCTGCCTGGGCGGAGGAATTTCAAAGCATCATGCAATTTTGTCTGTTTTATTGAACGGCGGTGCAGAATATGCATTATACATGACAACTGCAAGAGAAAGCTCTGGCAGCATGAGCGGAGCAACAACAAGGGAAGCAAAAAGCTGGGGAAAGATCAAAGACGATTCTGATGCTGTAACTGTTATTGGAGATGTCAGCATAAACTTTCCGTTGGCAATGATTGCAGCATTGGAAACTTTAACTGAGGAGGGTATCCTCACTTCGTTCGGAGACCCCTCTGGGGCTTTATAAAACATGAATAAGGCAAGATTTGTATTAAGCAGGTCAAAAGTAATCGAGCAGCACAATAAATTAAAAGCCCTTGATGCAGATATTTCCTACAGCTTCAAAACAAATGAAGAAGTAGGAAAAGTGCTGGAAGAAGAAACAGGCTGCCTGTTCAGCATTCATTTTGAGAATGACCTGCCTTTCCTGAAAGACAGAAGCAGGGTTATATTTTTAGCTCAGGGCTTGAATGAAGAGCAATTAAACAGGCTTTTTGATTTAGGAATCAATAAATTTGTGGTTGATAATTTAGTTGATTTAAATACTCTACTGCATTATATAAAAAAAAGCAATAAAAAAATCCTCTTATTGCTTAGAATGAAACTTAAAGAGAATACAATCCATACAGGCAAATACTTTGTTTTCGGCATGGAATCAAAAATAATAAATGAAAAAATCATCGAGTTAAAAAACAATAAAAATATAGAAAATCTCGGAGTTCATGTCCACAGAAAAACCCAGAATGTAAGCGAATGGTCTTTGAAGTATGAGTTGAGCGAAGCATTAAATGAAGAAACCTTGAAATTGCTTGATATCGTGTGCATCGGAGGAGGAATTCCGGGAAATTACAGGAATGTAAGCGATAAAAGCATTGAATATGTATTTAATAAGATTGCTGAAGTCAAGGAATGGCTAAGCTCTTACAGCATAAAAACCCTTATTGAGCCGGGAAGGTTTCTTGCAT
The DNA window shown above is from Candidatus Woesearchaeota archaeon and carries:
- a CDS encoding deoxyhypusine synthase family protein, which produces MESIKDLIWKKGLTAKDFVDKIGKVGFQSIELGKASDLIVKMKKDSAKIFFTFTSNMVTSGLRGFFAQLIKLKMADIIVTTVGSVEEDIMKALGEKFLISTFDSDDVELHEKGMNRVGNLLVSNESYCKFEDAIMPILDQLYKKKPRYAVSELLREIGLLLNDENSILCQAAKNNAPIFCPAITDGAFGFHLYLFQQKHKDFIVDVVEDFKNILLSTTHDEKKGLICLGGGISKHHAILSVLLNGGAEYALYMTTARESSGSMSGATTREAKSWGKIKDDSDAVTVIGDVSINFPLAMIAALETLTEEGILTSFGDPSGAL
- a CDS encoding decarboxylase, with the translated sequence MNKARFVLSRSKVIEQHNKLKALDADISYSFKTNEEVGKVLEEETGCLFSIHFENDLPFLKDRSRVIFLAQGLNEEQLNRLFDLGINKFVVDNLVDLNTLLHYIKKSNKKILLLLRMKLKENTIHTGKYFVFGMESKIINEKIIELKNNKNIENLGVHVHRKTQNVSEWSLKYELSEALNEETLKLLDIVCIGGGIPGNYRNVSDKSIEYVFNKIAEVKEWLSSYSIKTLIEPGRFLASYPVTLETEIINIVGNTVIVNCSVYNSAMDTIIVPIKLLVKGELESGEAYTIKGYTPCSLDIFRYKVFLKNPKIGDKMIFLNAGAYNFSTDFCNLEKLETVVVD